A single window of Pungitius pungitius chromosome 20, fPunPun2.1, whole genome shotgun sequence DNA harbors:
- the fez2b gene encoding fasciculation and elongation protein zeta-2 isoform X1, with protein MAAPLAHFDEDWQDFNEFQPSAESDDRLNSNAGEPSSGLDDFSDLDNSFSGEICSFKSMEDLVQDFDEKLTVCFRNYNTATENIAPVKPITEEDYLKDDQVWNALTDNYGNVMAVDWKTSHTRSLHLPTLNISEHEKTNNQSLDLSDDEELREQMDMHSIIVSCISDEPLFTADQVIEEIEEMMQESPDPEDDESPSHSDLSMLSQDLKRSGSNTSYEDRLRQLSLSELTETLDGVEAAIGRYSEELIQALALRDELDYEKEVKNSFISLLIDVQNRQKEHCELLRKKKKIRSTTSTRPNGQRAASTHVPGTLLTLEGLSNVIQNGLRQTFGHTGGDKQYLTTVIPYEKKTGYPAVEDLQILTKILHAMRDDSEKVPALLTDYILKVPDCMMICAWTPVISVDRVHFNSTCSTSSLMQGRSRPPSVWCISHASTSLYFMTESVTEASSRNPFF; from the exons ATGGCGGCGCCGTTAGCCCACTTCGACGAGGACTGGCAGGATTTTAACGAGTTCCAGCCGTCCGCGGAGTCGGACGACCGGCTGAACTCGAATGCCGGGGAGCCGTCGTCGGGCCTCGACGATTTCTCCGACCTGGACAACAGTTTCTCGGGGGAGATCTGCAGCTTCAAGTCGATGGAGGACCTCGTCCAGGACTTCGACGAAAAGCTGACAGTGTGTTTCCGAAACTACAACACCGCGACGGAAAACATCGCGCCCGTTAAACCCATCACGGAGGAAGACTACCTGAAAGACGACCA GGTGTGGAACGCTCTGACCGACAACTACGGCAACGTGATGGCCGTGGACTGGAAGACGTCGCACACTCGCTCCCTGCACCTGCCCACCCTCAACATCTCCGAGCACGAG aAGACTAATAACCAGTCCCTGGATCTGTCCGACGACgaggagctcagggagcagaTGGATATGCACTCCATCATCGTCTCCTGCATCAGCGACGAGCCGCTCTTCACAGCCGATCAG GTGATCGAGGAGATCGAGGAGATGATGCAGGAGTCTCCGGACCCGGAGGACGACGAGAGCCCCTCCCATTCCGACCTGTCGATGCTGTCTCAGGACCTCAAGCGCTCGGGCTCCAACACCAGCTACGAGGACC GGCTGCGTCAGCTGTCCCTGTCTGAGCTGACGGAGACGTTGGACGGAGTGGAGGCGGCCATTGGCCGCTACAGCGAAGAGCTGATCCAGGCCCTGGCGCTGCGGGATGAGCTGGACTACGAGAAGGAG gTGAAGAACAGCTTCATCTCGCTGCTGATCGACGTGCAGAACCGCCAGAAGGAGCACTGCGAGCTGCTgcgcaagaagaagaagatccgAAGCACGACCAGCACCAGGCCCAACGGCCAGAGGGCAGCCAGCACGCACGTCCCGGGCACG CTCCTCACTCTGGAGGGACTCTCCAATGTCATTCAAAATGGCCTCCGTCAAACTTTTGGCCACACAGGAGGGGACAAACAG TACCTGACCACAGTAATCCCCTACGAGAAGAAAACGGGCTACCCGGCAGTAGAAGACCTCCAGATCCTCACAAAGA TCCTGCACGCCATGAGGGATGACAGCGAGAAGGTACCTGCGCTGCTCACAGACTACATTCTCAAAG TGCCCGACTGCATGATGATTTGTGCATGGACGCCAGTGATCAGTGTCGATCGGGTTCATTTTAAttccacctgctccaccagcagcctgaTGCAAGGGAGAAGCCGCCCACCCTCCGTTTGGTGCATCTCACACGCATCAACGTCACTGTATTTCATGACCGAATCTGTGACTGAGGCCTCGAgcagaaatccttttttttaa
- the fez2b gene encoding fasciculation and elongation protein zeta-2 isoform X3 yields MAAPLAHFDEDWQDFNEFQPSAESDDRLNSNAGEPSSGLDDFSDLDNSFSGEICSFKSMEDLVQDFDEKLTVCFRNYNTATENIAPVKPITEEDYLKDDQVWNALTDNYGNVMAVDWKTSHTRSLHLPTLNISEHEKTNNQSLDLSDDEELREQMDMHSIIVSCISDEPLFTADQVIEEIEEMMQESPDPEDDESPSHSDLSMLSQDLKRSGSNTSYEDRLRQLSLSELTETLDGVEAAIGRYSEELIQALALRDELDYEKEVKNSFISLLIDVQNRQKEHCELLRKKKKIRSTTSTRPNGQRAASTHVPGTYLTTVIPYEKKTGYPAVEDLQILTKILHAMRDDSEKVPALLTDYILKVPDCMMICAWTPVISVDRVHFNSTCSTSSLMQGRSRPPSVWCISHASTSLYFMTESVTEASSRNPFF; encoded by the exons ATGGCGGCGCCGTTAGCCCACTTCGACGAGGACTGGCAGGATTTTAACGAGTTCCAGCCGTCCGCGGAGTCGGACGACCGGCTGAACTCGAATGCCGGGGAGCCGTCGTCGGGCCTCGACGATTTCTCCGACCTGGACAACAGTTTCTCGGGGGAGATCTGCAGCTTCAAGTCGATGGAGGACCTCGTCCAGGACTTCGACGAAAAGCTGACAGTGTGTTTCCGAAACTACAACACCGCGACGGAAAACATCGCGCCCGTTAAACCCATCACGGAGGAAGACTACCTGAAAGACGACCA GGTGTGGAACGCTCTGACCGACAACTACGGCAACGTGATGGCCGTGGACTGGAAGACGTCGCACACTCGCTCCCTGCACCTGCCCACCCTCAACATCTCCGAGCACGAG aAGACTAATAACCAGTCCCTGGATCTGTCCGACGACgaggagctcagggagcagaTGGATATGCACTCCATCATCGTCTCCTGCATCAGCGACGAGCCGCTCTTCACAGCCGATCAG GTGATCGAGGAGATCGAGGAGATGATGCAGGAGTCTCCGGACCCGGAGGACGACGAGAGCCCCTCCCATTCCGACCTGTCGATGCTGTCTCAGGACCTCAAGCGCTCGGGCTCCAACACCAGCTACGAGGACC GGCTGCGTCAGCTGTCCCTGTCTGAGCTGACGGAGACGTTGGACGGAGTGGAGGCGGCCATTGGCCGCTACAGCGAAGAGCTGATCCAGGCCCTGGCGCTGCGGGATGAGCTGGACTACGAGAAGGAG gTGAAGAACAGCTTCATCTCGCTGCTGATCGACGTGCAGAACCGCCAGAAGGAGCACTGCGAGCTGCTgcgcaagaagaagaagatccgAAGCACGACCAGCACCAGGCCCAACGGCCAGAGGGCAGCCAGCACGCACGTCCCGGGCACG TACCTGACCACAGTAATCCCCTACGAGAAGAAAACGGGCTACCCGGCAGTAGAAGACCTCCAGATCCTCACAAAGA TCCTGCACGCCATGAGGGATGACAGCGAGAAGGTACCTGCGCTGCTCACAGACTACATTCTCAAAG TGCCCGACTGCATGATGATTTGTGCATGGACGCCAGTGATCAGTGTCGATCGGGTTCATTTTAAttccacctgctccaccagcagcctgaTGCAAGGGAGAAGCCGCCCACCCTCCGTTTGGTGCATCTCACACGCATCAACGTCACTGTATTTCATGACCGAATCTGTGACTGAGGCCTCGAgcagaaatccttttttttaa
- the fez2b gene encoding fasciculation and elongation protein zeta-2 isoform X2: MAAPLAHFDEDWQDFNEFQPSAESDDRLNSNAGEPSSGLDDFSDLDNSFSGEICSFKSMEDLVQDFDEKLTVCFRNYNTATENIAPVKPITEEDYLKDDQVWNALTDNYGNVMAVDWKTSHTRSLHLPTLNISEHETNNQSLDLSDDEELREQMDMHSIIVSCISDEPLFTADQVIEEIEEMMQESPDPEDDESPSHSDLSMLSQDLKRSGSNTSYEDRLRQLSLSELTETLDGVEAAIGRYSEELIQALALRDELDYEKEVKNSFISLLIDVQNRQKEHCELLRKKKKIRSTTSTRPNGQRAASTHVPGTLLTLEGLSNVIQNGLRQTFGHTGGDKQYLTTVIPYEKKTGYPAVEDLQILTKILHAMRDDSEKVPALLTDYILKVPDCMMICAWTPVISVDRVHFNSTCSTSSLMQGRSRPPSVWCISHASTSLYFMTESVTEASSRNPFF; encoded by the exons ATGGCGGCGCCGTTAGCCCACTTCGACGAGGACTGGCAGGATTTTAACGAGTTCCAGCCGTCCGCGGAGTCGGACGACCGGCTGAACTCGAATGCCGGGGAGCCGTCGTCGGGCCTCGACGATTTCTCCGACCTGGACAACAGTTTCTCGGGGGAGATCTGCAGCTTCAAGTCGATGGAGGACCTCGTCCAGGACTTCGACGAAAAGCTGACAGTGTGTTTCCGAAACTACAACACCGCGACGGAAAACATCGCGCCCGTTAAACCCATCACGGAGGAAGACTACCTGAAAGACGACCA GGTGTGGAACGCTCTGACCGACAACTACGGCAACGTGATGGCCGTGGACTGGAAGACGTCGCACACTCGCTCCCTGCACCTGCCCACCCTCAACATCTCCGAGCACGAG ACTAATAACCAGTCCCTGGATCTGTCCGACGACgaggagctcagggagcagaTGGATATGCACTCCATCATCGTCTCCTGCATCAGCGACGAGCCGCTCTTCACAGCCGATCAG GTGATCGAGGAGATCGAGGAGATGATGCAGGAGTCTCCGGACCCGGAGGACGACGAGAGCCCCTCCCATTCCGACCTGTCGATGCTGTCTCAGGACCTCAAGCGCTCGGGCTCCAACACCAGCTACGAGGACC GGCTGCGTCAGCTGTCCCTGTCTGAGCTGACGGAGACGTTGGACGGAGTGGAGGCGGCCATTGGCCGCTACAGCGAAGAGCTGATCCAGGCCCTGGCGCTGCGGGATGAGCTGGACTACGAGAAGGAG gTGAAGAACAGCTTCATCTCGCTGCTGATCGACGTGCAGAACCGCCAGAAGGAGCACTGCGAGCTGCTgcgcaagaagaagaagatccgAAGCACGACCAGCACCAGGCCCAACGGCCAGAGGGCAGCCAGCACGCACGTCCCGGGCACG CTCCTCACTCTGGAGGGACTCTCCAATGTCATTCAAAATGGCCTCCGTCAAACTTTTGGCCACACAGGAGGGGACAAACAG TACCTGACCACAGTAATCCCCTACGAGAAGAAAACGGGCTACCCGGCAGTAGAAGACCTCCAGATCCTCACAAAGA TCCTGCACGCCATGAGGGATGACAGCGAGAAGGTACCTGCGCTGCTCACAGACTACATTCTCAAAG TGCCCGACTGCATGATGATTTGTGCATGGACGCCAGTGATCAGTGTCGATCGGGTTCATTTTAAttccacctgctccaccagcagcctgaTGCAAGGGAGAAGCCGCCCACCCTCCGTTTGGTGCATCTCACACGCATCAACGTCACTGTATTTCATGACCGAATCTGTGACTGAGGCCTCGAgcagaaatccttttttttaa
- the fez2b gene encoding fasciculation and elongation protein zeta-2 isoform X4: protein MAAPLAHFDEDWQDFNEFQPSAESDDRLNSNAGEPSSGLDDFSDLDNSFSGEICSFKSMEDLVQDFDEKLTVCFRNYNTATENIAPVKPITEEDYLKDDQVWNALTDNYGNVMAVDWKTSHTRSLHLPTLNISEHEKTNNQSLDLSDDEELREQMDMHSIIVSCISDEPLFTADQVIEEIEEMMQESPDPEDDESPSHSDLSMLSQDLKRSGSNTSYEDRLRQLSLSELTETLDGVEAAIGRYSEELIQALALRDELDYEKEVKNSFISLLIDVQNRQKEHCELLRKKKKIRSTTSTRPNGQRAASTHVPGTLLTLEGLSNVIQNGLRQTFGHTGGDKQYLTTVIPYEKKTGYPAVEDLQILTKILHAMRDDSEKVPALLTDYILKVLCPT from the exons ATGGCGGCGCCGTTAGCCCACTTCGACGAGGACTGGCAGGATTTTAACGAGTTCCAGCCGTCCGCGGAGTCGGACGACCGGCTGAACTCGAATGCCGGGGAGCCGTCGTCGGGCCTCGACGATTTCTCCGACCTGGACAACAGTTTCTCGGGGGAGATCTGCAGCTTCAAGTCGATGGAGGACCTCGTCCAGGACTTCGACGAAAAGCTGACAGTGTGTTTCCGAAACTACAACACCGCGACGGAAAACATCGCGCCCGTTAAACCCATCACGGAGGAAGACTACCTGAAAGACGACCA GGTGTGGAACGCTCTGACCGACAACTACGGCAACGTGATGGCCGTGGACTGGAAGACGTCGCACACTCGCTCCCTGCACCTGCCCACCCTCAACATCTCCGAGCACGAG aAGACTAATAACCAGTCCCTGGATCTGTCCGACGACgaggagctcagggagcagaTGGATATGCACTCCATCATCGTCTCCTGCATCAGCGACGAGCCGCTCTTCACAGCCGATCAG GTGATCGAGGAGATCGAGGAGATGATGCAGGAGTCTCCGGACCCGGAGGACGACGAGAGCCCCTCCCATTCCGACCTGTCGATGCTGTCTCAGGACCTCAAGCGCTCGGGCTCCAACACCAGCTACGAGGACC GGCTGCGTCAGCTGTCCCTGTCTGAGCTGACGGAGACGTTGGACGGAGTGGAGGCGGCCATTGGCCGCTACAGCGAAGAGCTGATCCAGGCCCTGGCGCTGCGGGATGAGCTGGACTACGAGAAGGAG gTGAAGAACAGCTTCATCTCGCTGCTGATCGACGTGCAGAACCGCCAGAAGGAGCACTGCGAGCTGCTgcgcaagaagaagaagatccgAAGCACGACCAGCACCAGGCCCAACGGCCAGAGGGCAGCCAGCACGCACGTCCCGGGCACG CTCCTCACTCTGGAGGGACTCTCCAATGTCATTCAAAATGGCCTCCGTCAAACTTTTGGCCACACAGGAGGGGACAAACAG TACCTGACCACAGTAATCCCCTACGAGAAGAAAACGGGCTACCCGGCAGTAGAAGACCTCCAGATCCTCACAAAGA TCCTGCACGCCATGAGGGATGACAGCGAGAAGGTACCTGCGCTGCTCACAGACTACATTCTCAAAG TGCTCTGTCCGACGTAA
- the si:ch211-57i17.5 gene encoding usherin: protein MAAVALLLLAAVLGATLHKALNRPPFTRERPPLVALPVKKRNPMAVYPASNSVMFNTMPDTTGFSSSVTLKGFTMKMEEVLDAKCEAADEVTGELEILSVASLRRSVSQVMDGKAATGEEDAWDPNISGHDSGMFMDDEEFVDTVKGFSTVRKEHTMFTDTNL from the exons ATGGCGGCCgtcgccctgctgctgctcgccgCCGTGTTGGGCGCCACGCTGCACAAG GCCCTGAACAGACCCCCCTTCACCAGAGAGAGACCCCCGCTGGTGGCTCTGCCCGTGAAGAAGAGGAACCCCATGGCCGTGTATCCAGCCAGCAACTCGGTCATG TTCAACACGATGCCCGACACGACCGGCTTCTCCAGCAGTGTAACCCTGAAGGGTTTcaccatgaagatggag gaaGTGCTGGACGCTAAGTGCGAGGCGGCGGACGAGGTGACAGGTGAGCTGGAGATCCTCAGCGTGGCCTCGCTGCGGCGCAGCGTCAGCCAGGTGATGGACGGGAAGGCCGCCACGGGAGAGGAGGACGCGTGGGACCCCAACATCTCGGGCCACGACAGCGGGATG TTCATGGACGACGAGGAGTTCGTGGACACCGTCAAGGGCTTCAGCACGGTGAGGAAGGAGCACACCATGTTCACCGACACCAACCTGTGA